Proteins encoded together in one Chloroflexota bacterium window:
- a CDS encoding cytochrome c maturation protein CcmE, translating into MTTSALPRHAAASNKKFLIGGLFVLAAVAFLIVSGLQDSGLLYFQTLSEARTQVRAGDGRVVRINGVADMNSVKWDGQKLDLTFDIIEGTSRMPVYYHGVMPDTFYQSESVVVEGTLNRQGVFEARSLLVKCPSRYEPVVAPASSS; encoded by the coding sequence ATGACGACATCTGCATTGCCGCGGCACGCCGCGGCCTCGAACAAGAAGTTCCTGATCGGCGGGCTGTTCGTCCTGGCGGCTGTGGCGTTCCTGATCGTTAGCGGCCTGCAGGACAGCGGGTTGCTGTATTTCCAGACGCTCAGCGAGGCGCGCACCCAGGTGCGCGCCGGCGACGGGCGCGTGGTGCGCATCAACGGCGTGGCGGACATGAACTCGGTCAAGTGGGACGGTCAAAAGCTCGACCTGACGTTCGATATCATCGAGGGCACGAGCCGCATGCCGGTTTACTACCACGGCGTCATGCCGGACACGTTCTACCAGAGCGAGAGCGTCGTCGTCGAAGGCACGCTCAATCGCCAGGGTGTTTTCGAAGCCCGCTCACTGCTCGTGAAGTGCCCGTCTCGCTACGAGCCGGTTGTCGCCCCCGCATCCTCATCATAA
- a CDS encoding heme lyase CcmF/NrfE family subunit — protein MLPTVGFAAIQISFALSIYGAVAAFWGGQKHRADLIASARMTVYLVFGLVTAAIGILLALLLMSDFSIKYVAQYTDRALPTMYKVAAVWGGNAGSLLFWLWLLSLFMCVVTVQNARRHPDLMPYVHSVMFVVAAFFASLTVIFANPFVILPVAPLDGEGLNPLLQNYWMAFHPPLLYTGYVGFTVPFAFAIGALMSRHTDARWLKATRTWTMVPWLSLTVGITLGSQWAYQELGWGGYWGWDPVENASFMPWLVGTAFLHSVIIQERRNMMKVWNMVLIILTFTLCLFGTFLTRSGVIQSVHAFANSPQSPYFLAFIALILLASFYIVARRWDLLQSEHALDSMVSREAAFIGNNLLLSSIAFATFWGTIWPVVTEVVNNTRVTVTTPFFNRVNGPIFGALVALMGLTLILGWRRTTQQSLRTGLIAPAIAALAVAVGSYMLYLFEPIGTTGFAIIAFAVVATIGEFVTSVRARHKATGENFGAALVNLFRKQRRRYGGYLVHIAFFVMCAGVVGSNVYQVEREAVLRPGDTFVLGSYGLTYNSLDSFRVANKSVVEADLTIFENGAQVGEIHPTRAFYDKGDQPITEAAIRSTLRDDLYILLAGWDGQGDSITLKVFVNPMVMWIWLGGLGMLIGTLVSMWPVGLRQPSTEVVAVRGSEVTGG, from the coding sequence ATGTTGCCGACTGTGGGTTTTGCGGCCATCCAGATTTCGTTTGCACTTTCGATTTACGGCGCCGTCGCCGCATTCTGGGGCGGCCAGAAACATCGCGCCGACCTGATCGCCAGCGCGCGGATGACGGTCTACCTCGTCTTCGGACTGGTCACCGCGGCGATCGGCATCCTGCTGGCGCTGCTGCTGATGTCGGACTTCAGCATCAAGTATGTCGCACAGTATACGGATCGCGCACTGCCTACGATGTACAAGGTGGCGGCCGTCTGGGGTGGCAACGCCGGCTCGCTGTTGTTCTGGCTCTGGCTGCTCTCGCTGTTCATGTGCGTCGTCACCGTGCAGAACGCGCGCCGGCACCCCGACCTGATGCCGTACGTGCATTCCGTGATGTTCGTGGTGGCGGCGTTCTTCGCTTCGCTCACGGTGATCTTCGCCAACCCGTTCGTGATCCTGCCGGTCGCTCCGCTCGACGGCGAAGGGTTGAACCCGCTCCTGCAGAATTACTGGATGGCGTTCCACCCGCCACTACTCTACACCGGCTACGTCGGCTTCACGGTGCCGTTCGCATTTGCCATTGGCGCGCTCATGAGCCGCCATACCGACGCTCGCTGGCTGAAGGCGACGCGCACGTGGACGATGGTGCCGTGGCTTTCACTCACCGTCGGCATCACGCTTGGCTCGCAGTGGGCGTACCAGGAACTCGGCTGGGGCGGATACTGGGGCTGGGATCCGGTCGAGAACGCCTCGTTCATGCCCTGGCTGGTGGGCACCGCCTTCCTGCACTCAGTGATCATCCAGGAACGGCGCAACATGATGAAGGTCTGGAACATGGTGCTGATCATTCTGACCTTCACGCTCTGCCTGTTCGGCACGTTCCTCACCCGCAGCGGCGTTATCCAGTCGGTGCATGCGTTTGCCAACTCGCCGCAGTCGCCGTACTTCCTGGCGTTCATCGCGCTGATCTTGCTGGCATCGTTCTACATCGTCGCGCGGCGCTGGGACCTGTTGCAGAGCGAGCACGCGCTGGACAGCATGGTGTCGCGCGAGGCCGCCTTTATCGGCAATAATCTGCTGTTGAGCAGTATCGCGTTTGCCACATTCTGGGGCACCATCTGGCCGGTGGTGACCGAGGTCGTCAACAATACGCGTGTCACAGTCACGACGCCGTTCTTTAATCGCGTCAACGGCCCAATCTTCGGCGCGCTGGTCGCTCTGATGGGCTTGACGCTGATCCTGGGCTGGCGGCGCACCACGCAACAGAGCCTGCGGACCGGCCTCATCGCCCCGGCCATTGCCGCGCTGGCCGTCGCCGTCGGCAGCTATATGCTCTACCTCTTCGAACCGATCGGCACGACCGGCTTCGCGATCATCGCCTTTGCCGTCGTGGCCACCATCGGCGAGTTCGTCACGAGCGTGCGCGCCCGCCACAAGGCGACGGGCGAGAACTTCGGCGCGGCGCTGGTCAACCTGTTCCGCAAGCAGCGCCGGCGCTACGGCGGCTACCTGGTGCATATCGCCTTCTTCGTGATGTGCGCTGGCGTGGTTGGATCAAACGTCTATCAGGTCGAGCGCGAAGCTGTGCTCAGGCCGGGCGATACGTTCGTGCTCGGCTCGTACGGGCTGACGTACAATAGCCTCGACTCATTTCGCGTGGCGAACAAGAGCGTCGTCGAGGCCGACCTGACGATCTTTGAGAACGGCGCGCAGGTCGGCGAAATCCATCCGACGCGCGCGTTCTACGACAAGGGCGACCAGCCGATCACCGAGGCCGCCATCCGTTCCACGCTTCGCGACGACCTCTACATTTTGCTGGCGGGTTGGGACGGCCAGGGTGACTCCATCACACTGAAGGTGTTCGTCAATCCGATGGTTATGTGGATCTGGCTGGGCGGCCTGGGCATGCTAATTGGCACGCTCGTCTCGATGTGGCCGGTCGGCCTGCGCCAACCATCGACTGAAGTCGTCGCCGTGCGTGGCAGCGAGGTGACCGGCGGATAG
- a CDS encoding bifunctional (p)ppGpp synthetase/guanosine-3',5'-bis(diphosphate) 3'-pyrophosphohydrolase has translation MTATIEQIVARTRENFPQADVQVVRLAYEFACRAHGTQLRKSGEPFITHPCAVAELLSDLRLDPQTIAAALLHDVVEDNKAITIKDMTSAFGDEIAGLVNGVTKLSEINLNFEQNEAESFRKLFIAMSQDLRVILIKLADRLHNMRTMQFLKAESQVRNARETREIYAPLASRLGIYKFKSELEDLAFRYLEPEAYQDLATRLISLEEERVQFLQRVIDTLQERLAESDIKAVISGREKHLYSIHRKMVEKDRDFDQIYDLRAIRVIVDSEPECYSVVGIVHTIWRPIPREFDDYINNPKENGYQSLHTAVIGPRGKPFEVQIRTHEMHRFAEYGVAAHWRYKEAGQRRDDWMDNRIAWLRQMLESRQDSVDASEFVLSLKSDLLPDRVLVFTPKGDLIDLPTGSTPIDFAFAVHTVVGERCRGAKVNGRQVPLDYRLHNGDRVEVVTANSGGPSLDWLNESLGFVVSHRAKQKIRQWFRKQNRESAIMNGRDLLDKAMRKLGVHDEGYALLMSLGTYDSSDEMFAAIGYGDASPQTLVTRLLDKQKEEEIKLSKAPVKSAAGALVVKGLGGMLTTLARCCNPVPGDAIVGYVTRGRGVTVHRRDCRNLAPHATERERLIEVSWGQRSDDRTVPVPIRIIAIDRPGLMRDVADVVASEGVNIVDANTKTNEKDHTANLTWTLQITDMAQLSKILFKIERLPSVIEAYRQTSH, from the coding sequence ATGACGGCGACTATCGAACAGATTGTAGCGCGCACCCGGGAGAACTTTCCACAGGCCGACGTGCAGGTGGTCCGACTGGCCTATGAGTTCGCGTGCCGGGCGCACGGCACGCAGTTGCGCAAAAGCGGCGAGCCGTTTATCACCCACCCCTGCGCCGTAGCCGAACTGCTGTCCGATCTCCGCCTGGACCCGCAAACCATCGCCGCTGCGCTCCTGCATGATGTCGTCGAAGACAACAAGGCGATCACGATCAAAGACATGACGAGCGCCTTTGGCGATGAAATCGCCGGCCTCGTTAACGGCGTGACCAAGCTGTCGGAGATCAATCTCAATTTCGAGCAGAACGAAGCGGAGTCGTTCCGCAAGTTGTTCATCGCCATGTCGCAAGACCTGCGCGTGATACTGATTAAACTCGCCGACCGCCTGCACAACATGCGGACGATGCAATTCTTGAAGGCAGAGTCGCAGGTGCGCAATGCGCGCGAAACGCGCGAGATCTATGCTCCGCTCGCCAGCCGGCTCGGCATCTACAAGTTCAAATCGGAACTGGAAGACCTGGCGTTCCGCTACCTGGAACCGGAGGCCTATCAGGATCTGGCAACACGCCTGATCTCGCTGGAAGAGGAGCGGGTGCAGTTCCTGCAGCGCGTGATCGACACGCTGCAGGAGCGCCTGGCCGAATCGGACATCAAGGCCGTCATCAGCGGGCGCGAGAAGCATCTGTATTCGATCCATCGCAAGATGGTCGAGAAAGACCGCGACTTCGACCAGATCTACGATCTGCGCGCGATCCGCGTGATTGTCGACAGCGAGCCGGAATGTTATTCCGTGGTCGGCATCGTGCACACAATCTGGCGGCCGATACCGCGCGAATTCGACGATTACATCAACAACCCGAAGGAAAACGGCTACCAGTCGCTGCACACGGCGGTCATCGGTCCGCGCGGCAAGCCGTTCGAGGTGCAGATCCGGACGCACGAAATGCACCGCTTCGCCGAGTACGGCGTGGCGGCGCACTGGCGCTACAAAGAAGCGGGCCAGCGCCGCGATGACTGGATGGATAACCGCATCGCCTGGCTGCGGCAGATGCTGGAAAGCCGGCAGGACTCAGTGGACGCCAGCGAGTTCGTGCTGTCGCTCAAGAGCGACCTGCTGCCGGATCGGGTGCTCGTCTTCACGCCCAAGGGCGATCTGATCGATCTGCCGACCGGATCGACGCCGATTGACTTCGCGTTTGCGGTGCACACCGTCGTCGGCGAGCGCTGCCGCGGCGCCAAGGTGAACGGCCGGCAGGTACCGCTGGACTACCGCCTGCACAACGGCGACCGCGTCGAGGTCGTCACGGCCAATAGTGGCGGCCCGAGCCTGGACTGGCTGAACGAGAGCCTCGGTTTTGTCGTATCGCACCGCGCCAAACAGAAGATTCGCCAGTGGTTCCGCAAGCAGAACCGCGAGTCCGCTATCATGAACGGGCGCGATTTGCTGGACAAGGCGATGAGAAAATTGGGCGTGCACGACGAGGGGTACGCCCTACTCATGTCACTCGGCACCTATGACTCGTCCGACGAGATGTTCGCGGCGATTGGCTATGGTGATGCCAGTCCGCAGACGCTCGTCACGCGCCTGCTCGACAAGCAAAAAGAAGAGGAGATTAAGCTCAGCAAAGCGCCGGTCAAATCGGCCGCCGGGGCGCTGGTGGTCAAGGGCCTGGGCGGCATGCTGACCACCCTGGCGCGTTGCTGCAATCCGGTGCCGGGCGACGCGATCGTGGGCTATGTGACACGCGGGCGCGGCGTGACCGTGCATCGCCGCGACTGCCGCAACCTGGCGCCGCACGCCACCGAGAGGGAACGGTTGATCGAGGTTTCGTGGGGCCAGCGTTCCGATGACCGCACGGTGCCGGTGCCGATCCGCATTATCGCCATTGACCGGCCCGGCCTGATGCGCGATGTGGCCGACGTTGTCGCCAGCGAGGGCGTCAATATCGTGGATGCAAACACGAAAACGAACGAAAAAGACCATACGGCCAACCTGACCTGGACGCTGCAGATTACCGACATGGCCCAACTGAGCAAGATTCTATTCAAGATCGAGCGTCTGCCGAGCGTGATCGAGGCGTACCGGCAGACCAGTCACTGA